ACTTGTGGTTGCGAGAGTgcgcccgcgcgcgcgcgcacatccGTTGAAGCGAGAATACATAAAGGGGTTTATGTGTAATACATAATCGGTGCTACTGGAACGCGTCATGCCACTCTGTACGTTTTaaacgcgcgcgtgtgtgtgtatgtggctcATTTATTCGTGACATATTTTACTCTCATTTTAGCGCGTGTGCGGAAGTGCATTCTTCATGCTTCAATTAATTATCATCATTTTTGTCCGTTCGCTTCTTTGCGGGGCTGTTTTCGGGAAGGACGCAAAATTCCTGCAGCCATTGTGCCGCCGATGACGGCAGGTGCAATTTGAATTGTACAGTTTGTGggattttattaaaaatacgCAACACCGATTATGGGACATGTTTTTTGGAAGAAATGCGTTTTTTACCGCAAAGAATGTGAAGCAAATCGTTCTTTAACCttcgtagaaaaaaaataatagtagGCTTTGCATGTTCTTTACAACCTATCCCACCGATTGCTATGACTTTGTTCTGTTCTTAGATGGAAGAAACCCACTACTCCACGAACGAGGAGCTGCAGGCGACGCTGCAAGAGCTAGCCGACCTGCAGTCGCAGATCATGGAGCTGCAGTCCGACAATGAGCGGCTCGTCGAGGAAAAGGACGTCATCTTCCAGTCGCTCTGCCGGCAGACGGAAAAGCTCGAAGATACGCGCACGCAGATCGGCACGCTgcagaagctgctgctgcgcgaaCCGAACCAGCAGGACGTCACGCCGACCGACCGTGAGCAGAAGCTGGTGGATCTGCTCAAGAGCGCCCAGGACGAGCGGGAGAGCTTCATGCTGAAGCAGGAAGAGCTGAACGCCGAACTGAACGAGCTGAAGGCGATCATTGACGAGCGCAGCGGGGAGGTGGCACGGGCCCGGGGCCGCATCAGCATGCTCGAGTCGTCGCTGGACGCGGCCAACGCGGAGAAGAAGGACGCGAACGCGCAGCTGATGGAATCGAAGGAGGACGCATCGGTGAAGCTGATCGAGATTAGCCGGCTGACGACGCTGCTGGAGAATGCGCGGGCCAAGATCGACGAGCTGGAGCAGGACCGGGCGAAGGGTGATAAGACCGACCTGGAGGAGCTGCTCGATGTGGCGCGGAAGGAGAAGGATCAGCTCGAGACGCAGGTGGCCTCGCTGCAGGAGCAGGTTTCGATCAGTCAGTGCGAAATCCAGAAGCTGAAGGACCAGCTCGCCCGGCTGAACGAGGAGTGCAAGGTCGTGCGGAACAACGCGAAGTGCGTCATCTCCGACTTGGAGTACAAGAATGAAACCGTGACGCAGGAAAAGCAAAAGATGGCGACCGATTTTCAGCAGCTGCAGGAGTCAATCAACGAGCTACAGGTAATTCATGAAGCAACTCTTTTTTCTCACtttaatcaatttatttaCCCAAAATCCAATCCGTGCCAAACAGGTTCAAAACAAATGCCTCCTGGAGGACAAATCCCAGCTGGAAACGCTGCTGTCGGAGACGCAGAAGCATCTCGGTGAAACCGAGCGCCAGCTGATGGAAAAGACTGACGAACTAAACCAAGAAACTAGACTTAGGAAGCAGGAAGCGGACGAGTGGGAACACTTCCAGTCCGATCTGCTGATGACGGTACGGGTGGCGAACGATTTTAAGACTGAAGCACAAAACGCGCGCGAAAAGCTGGCCCTCGACAATAAGGCACTGCGCGAGAAGGTGCGCGTGCTCGAGCAGCAGATCGAACAGCTCAACAAGCGTAAGTATCCAATTTTGAGCCGGCCATCGTACGTGCAGTACGTCTGGCACGCATGATTCGTGTCTTTCAGCCGTAATCGATTGTTTTGACGGATTATTGCAGttcttttttgcatgtgtAGACTATCTGTTCATTTAGTATGAATTTCATTTGACCAAGCTCATTACAGTTTTAGTTTGTATTGCACTataatttgtattttaaaaCCTACTCCCTTTTGGCAAAGAGTATCAGAATCTCAGAGCAGAATCTCAAAAACAAAGTGTCTAACGAAAACCGGGGGCGATGGGTTGCTCGTGTATGTAGCCTGTAGAGAAATAATACTCACTCGATGTTTCACAGAATCCTTGAGAGGTATCGGCAACGCGGATGACGTACAGTTAAGCTACGAGCGCCTGAACGTGCTCAAGCAGGATCTGTACGCTTCGGCCGAGAACCTCAACACGTTCGATCGGAACGTGGACGAGTTTTCGCAGCGTGTTCAGCTGCTGCGCAAACAGATGCACAATTTTTCACTCGATCGCAAATCATCCCCCGTTACTGCGGCATCTTCTGTTACTGCTAACCCACCGAAAAAAAGTGTTACAATGCAGTCGCAGTCCCCTCCTCCTCCCGCACGATTCGTACaggattccgattccgatgtGCCACCGCCACTGCCAAAGACGAAACCACCGAAGATGGTCGTTCGTTTTGCGGACGATCGATCCAGCGTCGACACGCTGGACAGCATCGAGTATGAATTTAGCGAATCAGATTCAGAGGAGTTGGATCCGATTCGTGGCGGCGTCGGCGGCGGTGGCACTAGTAAACGTAAATCGACTCCGTTTGGAGGCAAGACGATGCACCAGCAGCGAAAGACACCATCGTCGGAAAGTGTCTCGGAAGCGAGCACCACGGCTAGCGATGAGGAGGAGCTGTCGAAGGAGGTTGGCGAATATCGGACGAATCGGCCAGCATTTCGTCCGATTGCCGCCTCGCAGAGTACGGAAAATCTGTTCCACCGGTCTACCGCGCTGTTTAAACCGATTCCACGGTTCGCCTCGACCAGCACGCAAGACTTAAGCTCGATCATGCGGGCGGAGGGACTGTACCATCGGCAGCACAAGAACCCACGCCACCGTGCGCTCGATTCGGTGGACTTTGGTTCCGGGCTGTTCTACTCGAAAAGCACGAACGATCTTATCCTGCCCGATATCGATGGGCTGGCACACAAACCGGCAACGAATTTGAGTAAATTTCGCAAATTTCGTTACGAAAGATCGATCAGCGGTTCCAGCTTGAACAGTTTAGTAAAGCTGGAGGAacataagcagcagcagcagcagcagcagtggcaacaGCAACCAGCAAACAAAGCAGCTAGCAGCAATGCAATGAGCTCTGCGGTAATATTGGAGCAGCAAAGGAATGAAACTGTGCACAGGATTGCAGCACCAAAAACGACATCCGAAAGGCCTGAGCAGTCGGCGAAGGCGAAGGCAAGTGCATTGGAGCAGCAGAATAAACTGGAAGCACGCAAACCACTGCCACTACCCCGAGCAGACAGCGTTCAAAATTTAGCGACCCAAAAAACGGTTGTATACGTAATTGATAAGCAAACGAACCAATTCGTACTGGAAGAGGAGCTGCTAGGGAAGCGAAAACAGGAACAAAAGAAGAGGGAATCTGGACATtataatgctgctgctgttgccggaGATCCTCCTCCATTGCCGATAAAAAGCAGTACCAAATTTGTTGCCACTCGCAAAGCGGCACCTGCGGCAGCCCGTGTTGATGCCCGCACACCCGAATCATTGTACGAAAATATCCCTTACCGAAGAAGTATTGTAGGGCAAAGCTTTTCCTTTGACCATGATCCTAGtaagttattttcttcccaCAATCACCCCCCTCCTTCTTTGGGTTTTGCCTGTTTGCTTTGTGAGTCGTCGTCTCGTGCTTGTGTGTCGTGTTGTCTCTCGCTTTGTGCTGTGTCTTTTTGCTTTCTGTGTAAAACTAAACAGTGTAAGCTGATGCTTCCATTCGATGTTGCCACTTGCgtgtgtaaaattttaaatgattgaACGAACCCTCACACAATGCCCGGTTCTAATGGTACGCATTTTCATGGTTTTCCAGTAATAACGACGAAAGAAACCCAATCACAGTCGCTCATCACAACCGTACAGCAGGAGATGGCGGTACGACGGCAGCAAAAGTCCGCCATCCAGCGGCAAGATTCGCGGCTGTCGGTGAAGAGTTTGATTGAGAGTATTGAAAATTCAGCCAAACAGGTAATAATGAGCTGAGCGGTGGGTGAATCACTTGGGGCCAAAACACTTAAATCGAACACGTTTCCTTGCATTCCAGACCAAACTAAACTCCGACTCACGGTGCAGTTCCAGTTCCAGTATCAATAGCATTCCAGCGGACGCCAATCCAGCGACGCTTTCCGCGAAACATTCCTCCATTAGCAgtacgaacaacaacaatgaaCACGACAGTATCAGCAACAATATTAGTAAGGGCCACGTAAATGGCAGCAATAATAACGATGAAAACAACGTCATTGTAAGTCGCGATTGAAAAGGAGACGATATTTGTCTGGAACTTTTAGTTTAAACCGCGTACTGTCGCCAtccttttttttagcaaattcCCGTGCAACCTTCGGCGGCAATGGTGCAACCCGGCGGTGGTGCGCTGCCGGCCAAGAGTCCGCTGCgagagcaacagcagccaaCGGTTGGGAGCAACGTGAACAGTAATTCCAAGCCGAACGCTTCCGCAGGTAATTCTCGCCGACGTTCCCAGCTATCCTGGCGTCCTATCTAGTTAAAGCACTAAGAGTGgcatgcgcgtgtgtgtagaTGATGTTTATGACTGGCACCGActtgttgtatgtgtgtgttttttcattttattgaaaTCTATTTTAgaaggtttttattttaattttaagtaTTGCATGCACTAGCAACCTGCATTCCTATACATGTAGAGATTTAAGCATAATTCTTCCTAGTCGTAATTTGATTCGAATAAATAGCAGTAGTATGTAACTGAATTTGCACGCATTTTTAACCTCTTTCCACCCCCTTTTCTTAATCACTATTAACTACTAACACACTTTCGCAGTTCCGGAATTGGATTGTGTTTTGCAATAATTGTTGTAATGTTGCAATTATCTAAgcaaataatgataaaatttgGTGTATGGTTTATTTAATCCGAACGTTTCTTTGTAGTTATGTTATGGTAATGCTAATTTCTGTAAGATTTAAGTACAAATTCCAAAAAAACTCCCATACAGACATGGACAAATGCATTAAACCTATCTATTATAATGCTGCGCTTCAATTGGCTATTCGTTTTGTTCGATGTTTTATTTCGTTATTTCTCCTTTTTCCCATCATATATATGACTTTAAACTAAAACATCGAATTCTTTAATAAACGCTTTTAttgcatgtgtttttttctttattttccaaATTTTGTGCATGGCAGAGTTGTTGATCAGTAATCACATTTGTCTGATCTGCATACAAGCATTAATGTTAGTCGCGCTTCACATTTTCTTCAAAGTTGTTGGAGAAtactaagaaaaaaaaagaaaagaaactatTGATACACTAACTCTTCTACTGTAATGTAAGTATTTGTAGTTGAATTGCTAACGGTACACTGTTGACAATGGACTAATACAGTTGTACGTAAGTGTGTTGTGGTCTTATTCGAAGTACTCACATTTGTAAACTACAAAGCATAATGAACACTGGCGATTATACAATAACTTTTCAAACACTGAATGCTTCTTCATTGAAAGCCATCACTCTTCTCACACACTTTTTAATTTGGAATATGTTCACTTTAAAATTGGGAACACGTTTTGGGAACTCTTCTCTCCATTAGTGTAACGGTTTATACAATTAAAGACCCTTTTATagcggttgtgtgtgtgtgtttgcttgaatgtgtctttttgttttaatttaattgctccgctttcgttttatttatgtttctcttcttctttttattttctctctaCGAAATTTTAGACACTgtaatgttgatgaaaaagtCCAGTCTTATCACCAGCAACAACGGTTGCAACACAACCCTTAACTCAGCTATTATTTCCCACAAGACAATGGACTATGTGCGTCGAAATAGCTACAACGACATAAGTATGtggtattttcttttatttgtgtagttttgtgtatgattatgattttagtcattatttttttgatCTCTTGGTCGAGTTTCGTTTgaaatttgtttgtaaatttatATGCTTGTAATGAGGCTCTTTAACATACGAAATGTTTAATATTAATTGTACACTTGTCAATTGTACGCTGTGTAGAACACTAATATGGAGAATAATTAATTGTTAAAATGGTATGCTTCTTCTGTCCTTCCCAAATCTGCAGGTGAACGTAAGGATCCGCTAAATGCGTTGGTGAAAAATGGAGGCTCGAAACGAAATGCGCTGCTCAAGTGGtgccaaaacaaaacggttGGCTACCGAAACATCGACATCACAAACTTCAGCTCCTCCTGGAACGACGGACTGGCCCTGTGCGCCATCATGCACTCCTACCTGCCGGACCGCATCCCCTACGATAAGCTGAACCAGAACGACAAGCGGCGCAACTTTAGTCTTGCGTTTGCGGCCGCCGAAAGTGTTGGAATTCAGACGTCTTTGGTAAGCATTGCAGAAAGATAGGCCTTTAAACTGGGGCccaatttaaaagaaaatgtttcCTATTtcttccgcacacacacagagcattGACGAGATGTGCCTACAGGAACGGCCAGACTGGCAGCAGGTGATGGGCTACGTAACGGCCATCTATAAACATTTTGAAACCTAATAAGACGCAAACCGCAAACGTGCATTCCATTGCataattttaccatttttaccgaaaaaaaaaccgagccTCGAGGAGTAAGTGTGCTGGCTTCGCAATTGCTGtcggctgtgtgcgtgtgtgtgtgtgtatgctgtgTGTAGGCGGCGCGGCAGCTCCAACGGGCATCGTATTCCTGTATGCTCCCCTATTTCATacttgttatttattttattagatTACACTCCTGAATTGCTTCGctattggaaacaaaaaagtactATGAATGTTGttgaaatatatatattatgaTTATGAATGAGTATtcatgtgtttgtttatttgattacTGGAGGTGCGAGAATGGAAAGTAATGCAATATCTGGGGTTTTTGGCTATCAAAACCATAGCCGAAAATGagttaatgttttatttagaCAAAAATTATTTAgagcatttatttttttcaaattcaaaactAGTCTAAAAAAGCACTAAATTCCTGCTGACTTCCCACTGTGCAGCATAAAGGGCAGCTGTCAAAACAATGCAACTGTCAAGAGCACGTGTTGGTTcgtaaaatgtaaacaacgacCTCTCGGCACAACAACGGGCTAGTGTGCCGGGCTGTGTGCATCGCTGCGTGTGAACATCTTCAGCATGGGTAAACGAAGGTTCAACGAAAAGGGTCGCCAAAAGGTGGAAACCATCATCGATGATTCGGAAACGA
This is a stretch of genomic DNA from Anopheles merus strain MAF chromosome 2R, AmerM5.1, whole genome shotgun sequence. It encodes these proteins:
- the LOC121591136 gene encoding cytospin-A-like isoform X3, whose product is MIKLKSLFRRGQGPSGPKHQSQPSVSSVSATGSGHADGGSVVPGAGLTGSLSVNGGGGGLLKSAASASSLEFPVVSKPAHSSRGTGQQQRFNGSKEKLDHLSSHHQHHHHHQHLHHHQQQQQQQQQLHTQHQHPQGSHQQQHHQHSRSASAQMAQMATGATVSTNHLNKFPPGSGSSLVVGDDGGGLLLNERGVDVGSGLSASMEQLTAISFVGPEKASSGGTGRKEQQKQQQQQQTSPSKSRSAELLQVHLEKLQSENRLLERKVHEMTSCQEELLLLRDEIVKLKASHEQSNSELHRLVNENESLRDRLKTVVQSPLSDSEKQQLIRNTQRLHSSAPASIALPNTMDAEGTPCVTPDWDKQSSSSEVAVACLQDKIIQMEETHYSTNEELQATLQELADLQSQIMELQSDNERLVEEKDVIFQSLCRQTEKLEDTRTQIGTLQKLLLREPNQQDVTPTDREQKLVDLLKSAQDERESFMLKQEELNAELNELKAIIDERSGEVARARGRISMLESSLDAANAEKKDANAQLMESKEDASVKLIEISRLTTLLENARAKIDELEQDRAKGDKTDLEELLDVARKEKDQLETQVASLQEQVSISQCEIQKLKDQLARLNEECKVVRNNAKCVISDLEYKNETVTQEKQKMATDFQQLQESINELQVQNKCLLEDKSQLETLLSETQKHLGETERQLMEKTDELNQETRLRKQEADEWEHFQSDLLMTVRVANDFKTEAQNAREKLALDNKALREKVRVLEQQIEQLNKQSLRGIGNADDVQLSYERLNVLKQDLYASAENLNTFDRNVDEFSQRVQLLRKQMHNFSLDRKSSPVTAASSVTANPPKKSVTMQSQSPPPPARFVQDSDSDVPPPLPKTKPPKMVVRFADDRSSVDTLDSIEYEFSESDSEELDPIRGGVGGGGTSKRKSTPFGGKTMHQQRKTPSSESVSEASTTASDEEELSKEVGEYRTNRPAFRPIAASQSTENLFHRSTALFKPIPRFASTSTQDLSSIMRAEGLYHRQHKNPRHRALDSVDFGSGLFYSKSTNDLILPDIDGLAHKPATNLSKFRKFRYERSISGSSLNSLVKLEEHKQQQQQQQWQQQPANKAASSNAMSSAVILEQQRNETVHRIAAPKTTSERPEQSAKAKASALEQQNKLEARKPLPLPRADSVQNLATQKTVVYVIDKQTNQFVLEEELLGKRKQEQKKRESGHYNAAAVAGDPPPLPIKSSTKFVATRKAAPAAARVDARTPESLYENIPYRRSIVGQSFSFDHDPIITTKETQSQSLITTVQQEMAVRRQQKSAIQRQDSRLSVKSLIESIENSAKQTKLNSDSRCSSSSSINSIPADANPATLSAKHSSISSTNNNNEHDSISNNISKGHVNGSNNNDENNVIQIPVQPSAAMVQPGGGALPAKSPLREQQQPTVGSNVNSNSKPNASADTVMLMKKSSLITSNNGCNTTLNSAIISHKTMDYVRRNSYNDISERKDPLNALVKNGGSKRNALLKWCQNKTVGYRNIDITNFSSSWNDGLALCAIMHSYLPDRIPYDKLNQNDKRRNFSLAFAAAESVGIQTSLSIDEMCLQERPDWQQVMGYVTAIYKHFET
- the LOC121591136 gene encoding cytospin-A-like isoform X2; translated protein: MSKLRQKIRNVFSWQHDDYTFEPVPESAQSSGPPLPLPPPKESKSNRFLKAGSSPSKAVATSSKGVGNRTAKINKKRLNQINIARNSSITSAQLNAAVPLVNIRRAPSDRSVLSEIDRQIVTGRPAASSRPLLSRPITVAGGGVGVGVGAPSSVSGRSLASKASSSRASSSVPSTVTSASQKDIVVVRRAPPAPVVVQNDRSLLRTIKKQQQEPSSERAVSADRSSIKRKPLLSGFGRQRGQGPSGPKHQSQPSVSSVSATGSGHADGGSVVPGAGLTGSLSVNGGGGGLLKSAASASSLEFPVVSKPAHSSRGTGQQQRFNGSKEKLDHLSSHHQHHHHHQHLHHHQQQQQQQQQLHTQHQHPQGSHQQQHHQHSRSASAQMAQMATGATVSTNHLNKFPPGSGSSLVVGDDGGGLLLNERGVDVGSGLSASMEQLTAISFVGPEKASSGGTGRKEQQKQQQQQQTSPSKSRSAELLQVHLEKLQSENRLLERKVHEMTSCQEELLLLRDEIVKLKASHEQSNSELHRLVNENESLRDRLKTVVQSPLSDSEKQQLIRNTQRLHSSAPASIALPNTMDAEGTPCVTPDWDKQSSSSEVAVACLQDKIIQMEETHYSTNEELQATLQELADLQSQIMELQSDNERLVEEKDVIFQSLCRQTEKLEDTRTQIGTLQKLLLREPNQQDVTPTDREQKLVDLLKSAQDERESFMLKQEELNAELNELKAIIDERSGEVARARGRISMLESSLDAANAEKKDANAQLMESKEDASVKLIEISRLTTLLENARAKIDELEQDRAKGDKTDLEELLDVARKEKDQLETQVASLQEQVSISQCEIQKLKDQLARLNEECKVVRNNAKCVISDLEYKNETVTQEKQKMATDFQQLQESINELQVQNKCLLEDKSQLETLLSETQKHLGETERQLMEKTDELNQETRLRKQEADEWEHFQSDLLMTVRVANDFKTEAQNAREKLALDNKALREKVRVLEQQIEQLNKQSLRGIGNADDVQLSYERLNVLKQDLYASAENLNTFDRNVDEFSQRVQLLRKQMHNFSLDRKSSPVTAASSVTANPPKKSVTMQSQSPPPPARFVQDSDSDVPPPLPKTKPPKMVVRFADDRSSVDTLDSIEYEFSESDSEELDPIRGGVGGGGTSKRKSTPFGGKTMHQQRKTPSSESVSEASTTASDEEELSKEVGEYRTNRPAFRPIAASQSTENLFHRSTALFKPIPRFASTSTQDLSSIMRAEGLYHRQHKNPRHRALDSVDFGSGLFYSKSTNDLILPDIDGLAHKPATNLSKFRKFRYERSISGSSLNSLVKLEEHKQQQQQQQWQQQPANKAASSNAMSSAVILEQQRNETVHRIAAPKTTSERPEQSAKAKASALEQQNKLEARKPLPLPRADSVQNLATQKTVVYVIDKQTNQFVLEEELLGKRKQEQKKRESGHYNAAAVAGDPPPLPIKSSTKFVATRKAAPAAARVDARTPESLYENIPYRRSIVGQSFSFDHDPIITTKETQSQSLITTVQQEMAVRRQQKSAIQRQDSRLSVKSLIESIENSAKQTKLNSDSRCSSSSSINSIPADANPATLSAKHSSISSTNNNNEHDSISNNISKGHVNGSNNNDENNVIQIPVQPSAAMVQPGGGALPAKSPLREQQQPTVGSNVNSNSKPNASAGERKDPLNALVKNGGSKRNALLKWCQNKTVGYRNIDITNFSSSWNDGLALCAIMHSYLPDRIPYDKLNQNDKRRNFSLAFAAAESVGIQTSLSIDEMCLQERPDWQQVMGYVTAIYKHFET
- the LOC121591136 gene encoding cytospin-A-like isoform X1, with product MSKLRQKIRNVFSWQHDDYTFEPVPESAQSSGPPLPLPPPKESKSNRFLKAGSSPSKAVATSSKGVGNRTAKINKKRLNQINIARNSSITSAQLNAAVPLVNIRRAPSDRSVLSEIDRQIVTGRPAASSRPLLSRPITVAGGGVGVGVGAPSSVSGRSLASKASSSRASSSVPSTVTSASQKDIVVVRRAPPAPVVVQNDRSLLRTIKKQQQEPSSERAVSADRSSIKRKPLLSGFGRQRGQGPSGPKHQSQPSVSSVSATGSGHADGGSVVPGAGLTGSLSVNGGGGGLLKSAASASSLEFPVVSKPAHSSRGTGQQQRFNGSKEKLDHLSSHHQHHHHHQHLHHHQQQQQQQQQLHTQHQHPQGSHQQQHHQHSRSASAQMAQMATGATVSTNHLNKFPPGSGSSLVVGDDGGGLLLNERGVDVGSGLSASMEQLTAISFVGPEKASSGGTGRKEQQKQQQQQQTSPSKSRSAELLQVHLEKLQSENRLLERKVHEMTSCQEELLLLRDEIVKLKASHEQSNSELHRLVNENESLRDRLKTVVQSPLSDSEKQQLIRNTQRLHSSAPASIALPNTMDAEGTPCVTPDWDKQSSSSEVAVACLQDKIIQMEETHYSTNEELQATLQELADLQSQIMELQSDNERLVEEKDVIFQSLCRQTEKLEDTRTQIGTLQKLLLREPNQQDVTPTDREQKLVDLLKSAQDERESFMLKQEELNAELNELKAIIDERSGEVARARGRISMLESSLDAANAEKKDANAQLMESKEDASVKLIEISRLTTLLENARAKIDELEQDRAKGDKTDLEELLDVARKEKDQLETQVASLQEQVSISQCEIQKLKDQLARLNEECKVVRNNAKCVISDLEYKNETVTQEKQKMATDFQQLQESINELQVQNKCLLEDKSQLETLLSETQKHLGETERQLMEKTDELNQETRLRKQEADEWEHFQSDLLMTVRVANDFKTEAQNAREKLALDNKALREKVRVLEQQIEQLNKQSLRGIGNADDVQLSYERLNVLKQDLYASAENLNTFDRNVDEFSQRVQLLRKQMHNFSLDRKSSPVTAASSVTANPPKKSVTMQSQSPPPPARFVQDSDSDVPPPLPKTKPPKMVVRFADDRSSVDTLDSIEYEFSESDSEELDPIRGGVGGGGTSKRKSTPFGGKTMHQQRKTPSSESVSEASTTASDEEELSKEVGEYRTNRPAFRPIAASQSTENLFHRSTALFKPIPRFASTSTQDLSSIMRAEGLYHRQHKNPRHRALDSVDFGSGLFYSKSTNDLILPDIDGLAHKPATNLSKFRKFRYERSISGSSLNSLVKLEEHKQQQQQQQWQQQPANKAASSNAMSSAVILEQQRNETVHRIAAPKTTSERPEQSAKAKASALEQQNKLEARKPLPLPRADSVQNLATQKTVVYVIDKQTNQFVLEEELLGKRKQEQKKRESGHYNAAAVAGDPPPLPIKSSTKFVATRKAAPAAARVDARTPESLYENIPYRRSIVGQSFSFDHDPIITTKETQSQSLITTVQQEMAVRRQQKSAIQRQDSRLSVKSLIESIENSAKQTKLNSDSRCSSSSSINSIPADANPATLSAKHSSISSTNNNNEHDSISNNISKGHVNGSNNNDENNVIQIPVQPSAAMVQPGGGALPAKSPLREQQQPTVGSNVNSNSKPNASADTVMLMKKSSLITSNNGCNTTLNSAIISHKTMDYVRRNSYNDISERKDPLNALVKNGGSKRNALLKWCQNKTVGYRNIDITNFSSSWNDGLALCAIMHSYLPDRIPYDKLNQNDKRRNFSLAFAAAESVGIQTSLSIDEMCLQERPDWQQVMGYVTAIYKHFET
- the LOC121591136 gene encoding cytospin-A-like isoform X4; the encoded protein is MSKLRQKIRNVFSWQHDDYTFEPVPESAQSSGPPLPLPPPKESKSNRFLKAGSSPSKAVATSSKGVGNRTAKINKKRLNQINIARNSSITSAQLNAAVPLVNIRRAPSDRSVLSEIDRQIVTGRPAASSRPLLSRPITVAGGGVGVGVGAPSSVSGRSLASKASSSRASSSVPSTVTSASQKDIVVVRRAPPAPVVVQNDRSLLRTIKKQQQEPSSERAVSADRSSIKRKPLLSGFGRQRGQGPSGPKHQSQPSVSSVSATGSGHADGGSVVPGAGLTGSLSVNGGGGGLLKSAASASSLEFPVVSKPAHSSRGTGQQQRFNGSKEKLDHLSSHHQHHHHHQHLHHHQQQQQQQQQLHTQHQHPQGSHQQQHHQHSRSASAQMAQMATGATVSTNHLNKFPPGSGSSLVVGDDGGGLLLNERGVDVGSGLSASMEQLTAISFVGPEKASSGGTGRKEQQKQQQQQQTSPSKSRSAELLQVHLEKLQSENRLLERKVHEMTSCQEELLLLRDEIVKLKASHEQSNSELHRLVNENESLRDRLKTVVQSPLSDSEKQQLIRNTQRLHSSAPASIALPNTMDAEGTPCVTPDWDKQSSSSEVAVACLQDKIIQMEETHYSTNEELQATLQELADLQSQIMELQSDNERLVEEKDVIFQSLCRQTEKLEDTRTQIGTLQKLLLREPNQQDVTPTDREQKLVDLLKSAQDERESFMLKQEELNAELNELKAIIDERSGEVARARGRISMLESSLDAANAEKKDANAQLMESKEDASVKLIEISRLTTLLENARAKIDELEQDRAKGDKTDLEELLDVARKEKDQLETQVASLQEQVSISQCEIQKLKDQLARLNEECKVVRNNAKCVISDLEYKNETVTQEKQKMATDFQQLQESINELQVQNKCLLEDKSQLETLLSETQKHLGETERQLMEKTDELNQETRLRKQEADEWEHFQSDLLMTVRVANDFKTEAQNAREKLALDNKALREKVRVLEQQIEQLNKLITTKETQSQSLITTVQQEMAVRRQQKSAIQRQDSRLSVKSLIESIENSAKQTKLNSDSRCSSSSSINSIPADANPATLSAKHSSISSTNNNNEHDSISNNISKGHVNGSNNNDENNVIQIPVQPSAAMVQPGGGALPAKSPLREQQQPTVGSNVNSNSKPNASADTVMLMKKSSLITSNNGCNTTLNSAIISHKTMDYVRRNSYNDISERKDPLNALVKNGGSKRNALLKWCQNKTVGYRNIDITNFSSSWNDGLALCAIMHSYLPDRIPYDKLNQNDKRRNFSLAFAAAESVGIQTSLSIDEMCLQERPDWQQVMGYVTAIYKHFET